The Ictalurus punctatus breed USDA103 chromosome 17, Coco_2.0, whole genome shotgun sequence sequence GTGGCACCAACTGCGAGATCGAGACCAACGAGTGCAACAGCAATCCGTGCAAGAACGGCGGCAGCTGTAACGTAAGTCTAGAACTCCATTATCTTGACCTTGTGTCTTGTGGTTTGCCCTAAAAAGGCAGGTCGCTTATGTTCCCCTcgctccccccacccccacttcTTCTTTATAGGATTTGGTGAACGACTACTCTTGCACATGCCCCCAGGGCTTCTATGGAAAGAATTGTGAGGTGAGCGCTATGACCTGTGCAGATGGACCATGCTTCAATGGTGGAACTTGTGTGGAGACTATGACTGGAAGTTACTCCTGCCGTTGCCCTCCCGGTTACATGGGCTCCAACTGCGAGAAGAAAATTGACCGCTGCAGCAGTGACCCCTGTGCCAACGGTAAGCACTGCAGCCTTTAACAACACAGGAAAGCAGATGTTAAACTGGGTTTCTATGACGCTCTTATCAGAAAACAATTCAAGCAGTTATGCCACTCTGGCATTTCTTAGCTGTCATCATATTCCGTCTGTGTGGCAGCCCACTATATGTAGCTTGAATTGCATCAATTTAGCATGACTGCCAGCTTCATCAAGATTGCTGCTCAAACAGGATAGCAGAGACGCCAGTTTGTCTCACATGCTGATATAGTGTGGAAGATAGACCTGCCATGATGAAGCAGTGCAGGAGTCTTATTGCgaaataaatgtaatacacTTTTCCCATGTGTGCTAATTCAATATTACAAGTCTGCTGCtaatattttctaaaaaaaaacaaaaaacaacaacaaccaaaaacaaCTATTCTATCTCTGTCTACAAATATTTCACACCAGGTAGCTACATTTTATGTGCAAGATCTGATTTACAGTAAATAGTGGTGTTTCAATGTttaacttttccttttttttaaaggtggcCAATGTTTAGACCTGGGTCACAGCCTTATGTGCCGATGCCGCCCTGGCTTCAAAGGATTGCGTTGTGAGATCAACATCGATGAGTGCGCCCGTAACCCGTGTCGCAATGCGGGTACCTGTGTGGATGGCATTAATGACTACACGTGCAAGTGTACATTGGGCTTCACAGGCAAGGATTGCAACGTGCGTGCTGACACGTGCAGCCTTCTGACCTGCAAAAATGGCGGCACATGCTACACTCACTTCAGCGGGCCTGTGTGCCAGTGCCCACCAGGATTCATGGGTTTGCGCTGCGAGTACAGCCAACCACCCACAAAGCCTCCTGTTGTATCTAATTTCCCTGTAGCCCTAGCCATCTCCTTTACCCTGGGCCTTATCACCCTGACACTAGTGCTGTGTGCTGCCATCATCCTCCTCAAGCAGATGAGACATGGCAACAAATCCATGTTTTCCTCTGTGCGCAACGATCTGGACACCATCAACAATCGCAACTCTGTGATCTCTAATGCTCAGGCCAGTTACAAAGAGAAAGAAGCTTTCCTCATCCCCGGTGGTCCGTTCAAGGTGTCCAACAAGGATGCGGCGCTCAACTCTGGCATTATGGATGCACTTTGTAACGACAAGGCCAACAACAAGCAAAAGATGCTGGACTACAATCTGGCCAAagatgagaaaaatacaaaggATAAGCTAGACCTGTACGTGTTTCCTCCTTCTTTCTGGCTTTATCTCTCTGCCTGGCTGCCTGCATAAGCAGGCAACACTGAATTTGGTctaacctgtttttttttgtttgtcttctcTTCAGGAAAAATTCAGAGTCCTCTAAATTAGTTCGCCCTTTGAGCTTCCCTAAAGAAGACTTATATCATCCTGTATACATCATTCCTGAGCAAATGGAACCACGTGTTTTTGCTACTGAGGTAAGCTCCGTTGCTCTTTAAAAATATCTCTTGGAGCAGTGGagctttgtttatgctccttaTCTGTTTTAAGAATGAGTTTaacagcttctctctctctctctctctctctctctctctctctctctctctctctctctctctctctctctgtgtgtgtctctctctctctctctctctctctctctctctctctctctgtgtgt is a genomic window containing:
- the dlc gene encoding delta-like protein C, yielding MAHFLSTCIFILTASQLVDSSGVFELKVHSFTSPGGVCKNSQDCHIFFRVCLKHSQDVISAEPKCTYGSGLTDIFSVEPSSIASSAPIKVPFNFKWPRTFSLIIEAWNTESSSDKSTENQSMRISLLSTKRSLTVGENSLQDERMGEQSELRYSYHVMCDEFYYGESCSDYCRPRDDTFGHFTCDSSGQRKCLSGWKGVYCDEPICLPGCSDKHGYCETPGECKCRLGWQGSQCDECQRHPGCLHGTCNQPFHCDCKEGWGGLFCNQDLNFCTNHKPCKNDATCTNTGQGSYTCTCKPGFSGTNCEIETNECNSNPCKNGGSCNDLVNDYSCTCPQGFYGKNCEVSAMTCADGPCFNGGTCVETMTGSYSCRCPPGYMGSNCEKKIDRCSSDPCANGGQCLDLGHSLMCRCRPGFKGLRCEINIDECARNPCRNAGTCVDGINDYTCKCTLGFTGKDCNVRADTCSLLTCKNGGTCYTHFSGPVCQCPPGFMGLRCEYSQPPTKPPVVSNFPVALAISFTLGLITLTLVLCAAIILLKQMRHGNKSMFSSVRNDLDTINNRNSVISNAQASYKEKEAFLIPGGPFKVSNKDAALNSGIMDALCNDKANNKQKMLDYNLAKDEKNTKDKLDLKNSESSKLVRPLSFPKEDLYHPVYIIPEQMEPRVFATEV